The following nucleotide sequence is from Actinomycetota bacterium.
CTACCAGGGTCTTGGCCTCCTTATGGAATATCCTGGTATCGAACGCAGGGTGTACAGTTGAAATATGCACGACCTTTTTCATTATTTTCTGGCATTCTCCTTACAAACCATACCGTCTTCTTCTTATGCCAAGTATTTCTACAATCTTATCCTTAATCATAAAGAGCATTTTTGACGAAGGGAATTCCTCGTGCCTTCTTTGTGGAAGTGCCAGAATGCTCTCCCATTCTTCCAACGAAATGCCAAGTTTTTGAGCGATATATTTCTTGTCTTCCTCAAGTAGCTCCTCGCTTGGATATGGTGGTTCTTTTAGTTGCTCAAGTGCCGCTTCTCTTGTCATTTGACCAGAAAGTATCATGCTTGAATAATGTGCCCTTCTCTTATCAATACCAAATTTCATGGGTAGGTAATATCCCTGGAAAAAGCGCGTTAAGACCGATTCATAATGTTTTGCTCCATAGTCTCTCCAGCCCAGTTTATTGATCAAGTATTCTTTTGCCTCAAATCTCTTATATGGAATGTAATCAAGCAACCTGATTTCCCTGACACCTTTAATGAAAGGGTAGTAGAAATAACGTTTCCAGAAACTTAACATGGGGAAATTTCGCAATGGCCTTGACCCGAATTGCCTATGTATTGATAACATGTGACGGAGATCACCAGCATTATAACCCCATGATGCAGGCAATATCGATTCAGTTGCTAGATTTCCCCCCGTCAAGATGTATTTAATCCCTTCTTTTGCAGCCTTGTCATATAAGGCCGCAAGGAAAGCATGGTCTTGAGGAATCTCGCAGTTCTTAACCGATGCTTTATAAAAAGCCAGCTGCAAATCTACCATTTCATACCAATCTACTGATATTATTTCTAAATCGACCTTTAAACTATCCGTAATACTCTTTACATTACTTGTAGATTGAGCGGTATTCCACCCGGTGTCGATATGGATAGCAAGTGGCTTTAGCCCAGCTTCAATAGCGATACATGCCAGATATGAGCTATCTACACCACCACTAATGCCTAAAATTGAATCATATTTTCCATGCGCTCTTGATGATTTGATGCTATCTGTTATTTGTTTAAAATGTATCTTTTCTTTATCCTGTGTAGCTCGTATCAGTATGGGCTTAACATTATGCTCGAAATAATCACAGAAACCACATATACCACTAACATTAAATGTTATTTCCTCCGCCGAAGTGTCCATAACGCAACGATTACACATTCTATATGAAGTTTTCATTTTATTAGTCCCTGTTTTTGCTCAGTATATCTTCATAGATCCGATTCAACATGCCTACAACCCTTCTTTCACCAAACCTATTCACGCAATCCCTCTTAATTTCTATAGGATCATATAGCTTCAACTCGCTTACCATTTTACGCATGGCTTCAGCCATTTTATTATTACTACCAGGCGGCACCAATATTCCATTCACATTATTTATTATGTCTCGTGGGCCACCACAATCTGTGGCAATAACCGGCTTACCACAAGCAAGTGCCTCGATTATGACAACACCAAAGGTTTCATAATAGCTGTTTAGAACAAATATATCGCATTCCAGCATCTCCCGTAATACATTATTTCTGTTAAGATAACCAAGAAATTCTACTTGGTTGCGAATGCCAAGTACGTTTGTTAATTCTTCTAAACTTCTTCTCTTAGGCCCATCGCCTCCTATGCGCAAATATACGTTCTGTCCTTTAAAAGAATCTGCAAACGCTCTTATCAATCCCTCAAAATTTTTCCCATCAACCAAGTTACCGATTGATATAATTCTCACTCCCCCATGACTATGATTTCTATTAATGTCATCAATATCTATACGTTCAAAATCTGTATCAAGTATATTCGGAACACATTCAATTATGTTGTTAATTTCCGGGTATCTTCTCTCCAACTCTTGGCAAAGAAAGCTGCTGACACATATAATCCGTCTTGCTTTTCTATATGTCTGTCTTATTAATTTGTCTTCCCATGGCTTTATCCTATTTGTTATATGTGCGCTGCTATGTTCTGTTATTACAAATGGCAACTTATACTCCTCTGCGATTTTCACTGCGATAAAACCGGCAAAGACAGCATTATGAGCATGCAAAATATCTGGCATTCCGTTTTCCCATGAATAATTTTTAAATATGCTAATACCTATTTTTGACATATACTTCGCCGACAGGTATGGTGTTCTGCCTGGTATCCACATCCAACCATTGTTGCAATAGGTCCAAATCCCTTCATCGTTGATTATCTTATGCTCTTTCCAAGACTCATCCCTGTAATGCCTATAATTAATAAAATCACGGAGCGATCTAGGCATAGGAGATATTACTCCTACTCTCAACCCCGCTCTCTTTAAAGCTTGCGCCTGATGTCGTTGGAATATACCTGCTAAAGGACTCTCTCGATCAAAATATCGTTCCGAAGGAATTATTAATACATGCATATTTCTAGGCTATCTTCTTTATCCGAGAAATAGATGCCAAGCTGAATGAAATCATCAACCAATGTGGAGCCAATGCCATTACCGAACTCGAGCTCCAGCTAGCAATCGTGAAGCCAACCAAGGATAGTAGCAACGCTTCGCATATCATTTTCATTATTCCCTCCAGCCTTTTATAAGCTTTCCATAAATATAACAGGATATTATAATAGAAGAAAAGGTAACCAAAAAATACTAATACTCCATAGTTAACTAATAACTCCAGCCACCAACTGTGAGGGTTTGTTATGCCATGTGTGTAATATTTTGGTCTGTATTCCATCCAATATTCTGCATTGCCAGCCCCCACTCCTAGGCCATAAGTGGAAACAAAAAAAGAAATGCTATTTCTCGCAAGATTCCATCTTGTAGTGCCTTGACCTCCTTGCACAGGTAGTTCAAACATCAGGGAGGATGTGCTTTCTTGAACTTCGGTTATTGTAGTGGACGCAATCATGGGAAACGCGAGATAAAGCACAACTACAAACAGTAAAATGAATAATATAAATCCTATTTTCCTGTAATTCTTTAAGAGGAATAAAAACATCACAGACAGTTCGAGGAAAACTGCAAGCAAATTTCCGCGAGACTGTGCCTTTAATATCAAGTAAATTCCAAGTAATACACATAATACACCAAGTATCTTCAAGGATATTCTTTTGTTATAACGAGTCAAGCTAATGGCGAATGGAATGCAAATCGAAATAAATGTGGCATAGTCATTCGGATTATTGAAAGTTCCTGTTGGCCGGTATCTTACCTGAGAAGCAACTGCAGGATGTAATAGGAGCAACCTCTCTTTGCTATATCCTGATATAGGTAAATGATGCCCAGTTATATTTTCCCATAAGCCTATAAGGAGCAATGCAATCAACGCGCCTATCCATATATTGAACAATCGTCTAAGGTCGTTTTCATTATCAAAATAATAGGCGTGAAAAAAAATCAGGGATATTCCTGTAGTAAGAAACGTAATATTCCTAATTGCATCAAATGTTGAATGGGCCCATGTCACAGAGACGATTGCGAACATCAACCATACGATGAGAAATATCATGAAGCCTTTTATTCTATTTACGTTTGACAACTCCCTTGGGCAATGGGCAAGATACCCGATACAGAAAGCGAACCATAGGGCGATTAGCAAGATCCTTAAAGGGAAGAGGGCGAAGGTGCCAACTTCAAAAGTAAGAACTGCGGAACCAAGGAATCCGGATATAACCGCCATATAAGCAAGAATTCGCTCAATTGATAATATTTTAATATCGGCCTTTGCAAAAATGTATAATAGAACGACGATTATCAACACAATACTGATTGTATATACATAGACATTGAATACATGTGCTGCAATAAATCCAGCTAGTAATGCGGATATCACACAGAGAACCCACATCAACGGGCTTGACCAATTATTGAATATGGTTTTCTGTCTACTAGCAATCTTGCTTATCATCCCTC
It contains:
- a CDS encoding N-acetyl sugar amidotransferase, producing MCNRCVMDTSAEEITFNVSGICGFCDYFEHNVKPILIRATQDKEKIHFKQITDSIKSSRAHGKYDSILGISGGVDSSYLACIAIEAGLKPLAIHIDTGWNTAQSTSNVKSITDSLKVDLEIISVDWYEMVDLQLAFYKASVKNCEIPQDHAFLAALYDKAAKEGIKYILTGGNLATESILPASWGYNAGDLRHMLSIHRQFGSRPLRNFPMLSFWKRYFYYPFIKGVREIRLLDYIPYKRFEAKEYLINKLGWRDYGAKHYESVLTRFFQGYYLPMKFGIDKRRAHYSSMILSGQMTREAALEQLKEPPYPSEELLEEDKKYIAQKLGISLEEWESILALPQRRHEEFPSSKMLFMIKDKIVEILGIRRRRYGL
- a CDS encoding glycosyltransferase; its protein translation is MRVGVISPMPRSLRDFINYRHYRDESWKEHKIINDEGIWTYCNNGWMWIPGRTPYLSAKYMSKIGISIFKNYSWENGMPDILHAHNAVFAGFIAVKIAEEYKLPFVITEHSSAHITNRIKPWEDKLIRQTYRKARRIICVSSFLCQELERRYPEINNIIECVPNILDTDFERIDIDDINRNHSHGGVRIISIGNLVDGKNFEGLIRAFADSFKGQNVYLRIGGDGPKRRSLEELTNVLGIRNQVEFLGYLNRNNVLREMLECDIFVLNSYYETFGVVIIEALACGKPVIATDCGGPRDIINNVNGILVPPGSNNKMAEAMRKMVSELKLYDPIEIKRDCVNRFGERRVVGMLNRIYEDILSKNRD
- a CDS encoding O-antigen ligase family protein → MISKIASRQKTIFNNWSSPLMWVLCVISALLAGFIAAHVFNVYVYTISIVLIIVVLLYIFAKADIKILSIERILAYMAVISGFLGSAVLTFEVGTFALFPLRILLIALWFAFCIGYLAHCPRELSNVNRIKGFMIFLIVWLMFAIVSVTWAHSTFDAIRNITFLTTGISLIFFHAYYFDNENDLRRLFNIWIGALIALLLIGLWENITGHHLPISGYSKERLLLLHPAVASQVRYRPTGTFNNPNDYATFISICIPFAISLTRYNKRISLKILGVLCVLLGIYLILKAQSRGNLLAVFLELSVMFLFLLKNYRKIGFILFILLFVVVLYLAFPMIASTTITEVQESTSSLMFELPVQGGQGTTRWNLARNSISFFVSTYGLGVGAGNAEYWMEYRPKYYTHGITNPHSWWLELLVNYGVLVFFGYLFFYYNILLYLWKAYKRLEGIMKMICEALLLSLVGFTIASWSSSSVMALAPHWLMISFSLASISRIKKIA